The Oncorhynchus clarkii lewisi isolate Uvic-CL-2024 chromosome 20, UVic_Ocla_1.0, whole genome shotgun sequence nucleotide sequence agatatccataaaaagtgctgtttaaagtttgccacaagccacctgggagacacaccaaacatgtggaagaaggtgctctggtcagatgaaaccaaaatggaactttttggcaacaatgcaaaacgttatgtttggcgtaaaagcaacacagctgaacacaccatccccactgtcaaacatggtggtggcagcatcatggtttgggcctgcttttcttcagcagggacagggaagatggttaaaattgatgggaagatggatggagccaaatacaggaccattctggaagaaaacctgatggagtctgcaaaagacctgagactgggacggagatttgtcttccaacaagacaatgatacaaagcaaaatctacaatggaatggttcaaaaataaacacatccaggtgttagaatggccaagtcaaagtccagacctgaatccaatcgcaaggcactgtaatacataaaaaaacaaaatactgcatagtttcctaagaatgcGAAGTGAGGCAAccatctctgtcggtgccatcTTAACAGTGTGTACTGCATGACAGAGTTATAGACCGTTCCATCAACATGAAAGATAGGAGGATagcattggtgtttctctacaagtagggttaGTTTTCTACCCGcacgaacgcacgcacacacacagttttaaaatcaccattggcctcatggtgaaattcctgagaggtttccttcctctccggtaactgagttggaaggatgcctgtatctttgtagtgactgggtgtattgatacaccatccaaagtataattaacccttgtgttgtctttagggtaaaaaatgacccgcaactatgtttaacagcagagaaaaccccctaaatTCTGTTTTTTCACCTTGACATTAGAttacttttcctagagtgaccccaacattaggaaaagtgaaacatcgcctttgttcatatttccatgacaACTGTACACctccagggtacaaagattgtcttaaGGTAATTTTTGACCCGGCAGTTATAAAATCATTTACACACgacaaacacaaagacacacacacacaaacaatgagaaattgagattgtgtgctactgattgaactcagacaAAACTAAAACTTTCTTATGCATGTGCAGCATCTCCCTTCCACGACCCCTCCACGACCCCACACATGACTCAAgttcagacaaaataaacaacatttcagacaaaataaacatttcttgaAAGCATTGTTTACTATGGGGAATGCAGTCAGAGGCTATAAAGGTGTTGCAGAtgacaatccccccccccccaggtctctCTTTACTGAAACCATGAGTGCACGTTTCAGTGCCCAACAGGTCGTAGATTTGTTTTTTTTCCAGATGTCCAGGAGGAACGAGAACAATGATTTTGAAGAGGAGAATGtatctgaagaagaagatggggaagaatacaacccagagcacgatgcatcatcttcagatgaagaagaaATCCCCCAGGCAGAAAGAGACATTTTTGTCAAAGAACAGCAAATGAACATGATCCTTGCCACCATATGACAACCagggcaggatggcagcacaaaatGCCATAAGGAAgaccccagggcccacaagacatgcagttgCCCAGGACATCACCTCAACATTCAACATGTTCATCACACCAGCCACAAATTTGGATGATTTCCATAAATATGGAGACAACTGGAAAAGGATGGATGAGATTGACCTGTAtgcctacatagggctgctaatcttagcggGTGTGTATAGATCCCGAGGCAAGGCTACATGTAGTCTCTGGGATGCAGAGAGTGGAAGAGCGATTTTCCATGTCACAATGCCACTGAAAGTCTTTCACACTTTCTCATGAATGCTATGATTTGATAACCGTGAGTCAAGACCTGCAAGACGTGTGAGAGACAAACTGGCGGCCATaaaagaggtctgggagaagtgggtggagcgCCAAACATACCTCTACAACACTGGGCCTGAAGTAAGAGTGGAAGAGCAACTGGTTCCATTCagaggtacatttttattttcatatctGTAATGTAAGTGATTTTCATTGTTAATTGTATAATTTATTGATATATCATTGATttatgtgattgttttctgtAACAATGATACTAATTACTGATCCCTTTTGTCAAAAGTTCGCTGTCCTTTCCGGCAGTTTATGCCCAGCAAGCCAGCAAAGTATGGCATCAAGATATGGGTGGCCTGTGACATACAATCCAGCtacgcttggaagatgcaagtctacACAGGGAAGACGACCATTGGAGGCCCGGTGAAGAACCAGGGGATGTGGGTTTTCCTTGatgtgacagatggactgagggggcacaatgtcacgtgggacaatttcttcacctcctatgaactcagccagcagctcctgaagaagaagatcaccatggttggcacaatAAGCCGGAGCTCCCCCTGCACTCCTTGCAACAAGGGggagaggccttctcatcaaagtttgtcTTCACCCCttcaccaccactctagtttcttacctcccaaagaggaacaagaatgtggctgagatcagtgatcgtgaggacaggaagccagccatcatcctggactaaaaccacaacaaaggaggcatggacaacctggacaagatGATTGGAACTTACAGATGCAGAGACGCTgtcccctggtcatcttccataacatcattgatgtgtcctcatacaattcCTTTGTGATaaggaacaagatcaaccctacttGGATGCCTGATCAgtggaacaagaggagggtgttcctggagcagctgggaaaggcacttttaatcccacacattcaaagaagggagcgcctcccccgcacagcagcctctgcagcacTTGTGAaagctgaatcttgtcctgatccacctgaggctgcagctggggcaggcaagaggaggagatgccaattctgccccccaaagaaggactgtaaaacaaatacgatgtgctgcacatgtgagaaatacatctgcaaagtccatgtacacacacttgcatactgtcctacatgtgctaattaaagttgattgatttatgttcttcacgttttttagttgtatctattatcttaatttattcttatttattgttgtgtATTCaccttgtgtgtgtgggggcaatggttaaaaaaaatgggagaagactagtattttgttgttgaattcctcactgtacagtatataagaatatatcactgtgttgccaaaagttcaagactattattgtttcccttcaataaaatgcattcaaaactactttatgcacatttctgctacttttAGGCTATTcaagtgctatctcttgctaaaaaaaatatttgtttacaTCTATGCAGTACAttaaccaataataataataataataataaacctctagtaaagaaaacaattatgacaagtgtgttgtaataaaaacgagtgagggtagcctagtggttagagcgttggactagtaaccagaaggttgcaagttcaaacccccgagctgaaatctgtcgttctgcccctgaacaggcagttaacccactgttcctaggctgtcattgtaaataagaatttgttcttaactgacttgcttagtaaaataaaaatgcagtctttctgcattgtgaaggtTGGAAaccccagatattcacaaagtttgtaatgaatgacaggttgtttcttaaTGCAAAACCAGTTTTGGGGTTTAAAACTCAATgaagctgctttattttaggggtttagtgaaggtaggtcattttttacccttaggacaaggggagtataaagaatgttaagactacacaagggttaataacttcaccattatcaaagggatattcaatgcctgCTTTTTTATTTGTACCCATATACCAATagctgcccttctttgcgagtcattggaaaacctccctggtctttgtggttgaatctgtttttgaaattcactgctcaactgattGACCTTAAAGATatttgtatgtgtgaggtacagagatgaggtagtcattcaaaagtcatgTTAAACAATGTTATTCCACAAAAAGTGAAtgcatgtaacttattatgtgacttgttaagcaaatgtttactcatgaacttatttaggcttgccataacaaaagagTTGAATGCttattaactcaagacatttcagcttataATGTATAATTTTTATAAACTtgaaaaacatcattccactttgacattagtaggttttgtgtgtaggccagtgacaaaaaaaaatctaaattttatCAATTTTAAAATCAGGCTAAACAcaacaaaattttgaaaaaatcaaggggtgtgaatactttctgaaggcactgtagctagcaatgctaatgttagctggctagaATGTCAGTGCtctcccctcaatcttagctagctacctaaagttatactgtatctaaagtCAATCTGAAGACATCACAATGATGACAAAGGTCTGCCCTGCTAATTATTTGCCTCCTTTTGAAATGTCGTCATGTTTCCAAGCCAATGTAATGCACTTTAGACAACATCTTTCTCAACACCCATTGAGACTGCATTGAGTAGAATGTTCAGCTGGGCATCTGACCTAAAACTAAcattcaaaacaatattgtgacgAAATGTGCAACCCATAAATATAAGGCCACTTGAAATAGGGTATAAGACAAATCCATCTTGATGATTCATTTTCACTTCATCAAATGACAAACTAATGCCAAAAGGTGCTTTCTCAAATTGTTTTTGAAGTGACAGAGAACATCTGAAAGCATTTCCTTTTCATCAAATGGCTGGTAGCACAGACTGTCATACCAAAAGCGCTTTCCCAAAGGTTTTTGGATACAGTTCACAAGTGGCTTGAACCCTGATCAACTCTATCTCACAAACTGATCTTGATAGGGTTGAACAAGCCGTAGCCCTGACCTAATTCCAAAGTTGTGTAGGATTTTCAGCTGAAGCTCCATTGCTTTGATTGTTGTTGCCATCAGGTGGGGCCTGTCCTCTGAAGGTCCTCGCAGCCCCGTTGGTGGACGCGCATGTGCTCAGTGACCCGGTACTGTCTGGAGAAGGTCATGGGACACTGGGGGCAGGAGTAGGGCCTAACTCCCAGGTGGGAGCGCATGTGTCTGTTGAGGGAGCCTCGCTGGCTGAAGGCCCTATCACACACAGTGCACTGGTAAGGCTGGACAGAGGCAGATGCAGGCACACCCACACTCCCATTGGAGTCAGGGTACCCTGCCAAGGGATGTTTGGCTGAAATGTCCAGTAAAACGAAATCTGAGGTGCTGGCTTTGACATTTATGCCAAGGCCTCCTCGGAGGTCAGAGTTAGCCATGGCACTATACAGACCATCGTCGTCCGAGTCACTTGATTGTACAGGGTGATGTTTTTCCCTTGCAAGATAGTGATAGCGAACTTGTCCTTGATATGTTTCCATTTCGTTGGTGTTAGTGTTACTGCCCTTGATATCACATCTGCTCTCGTTTGATGTTACCTCCTCAGATATTTTGGGGTTTAGTGTAGAGTAGCTCGTTGCCTCAGTCCATAGATTTAATCTAGAAGCACTCTGAAAGCATTTTGTTTCGTCGTCCTGGGGACAATATCCACTGGTGATCATTGAACTCCATAAGTCCTTTAATTTACCCTTAGGGGTGTTTTCTATGGCATTATCAGGGATGTACTCATCAGCATCTGAAATATTTTCAAATTGccgtgtggggtggcatttagaACCTTTCTCTTTGTTTGACTCTAACTGATCTATTGTAGTTACCCCTTCGTTATCACTACATTTGGAAGTTGTATCTAAGTGAGGACAACTTTGAATCCTGGAGTAATGACTTGAAGTATTGAAGTGGGATGTAAATTCCTGATTTGTGTTTTTTTCAGTATCATCCTCCTCACCAATTTCTGAACATACAGCAGTATGTGTCAGGATGGCATTCCCAGAACTTTGTAATACAGATTTTTCATCCAACTCCCTTTGACGCCTTCCTGTGTAATATGCTGCATCCTCTGGGGCAGCCATGGGCAGATCCTGGACATTGGAGCATGCACTGCCAGATAAAATCTTGCTTTGTTTTGGTTGTGACTCATATAAAGCTGCCTCATAATTATCATCCGTTTGTAATCCATAGTACTTTAAATTGTGTCCATGACCAAGTGTCACCTTTCGTTCACTGCCTCCTGCTTCCTTTATGGTCACGTCAGACTCACTGTTCAATTTTCTGCTTTCAGGTCTGGATTCTGACAATAGAGAAGGCTTTCCAGTTGTGCTGACATGGCATATGACGGGGACGACTTCACAACTTAGAGGGGTTGAGCTACACTGCGGTGGAGAATGTTCATTCTTCTTGTTTTGCTGCTGATCTGAGCATTTCCTCTTTAGATTGGGTTTTATATCTGCTGAAAGAATGAATATAGAAATTAGAAAGAATATATGATTTTAGAAATTAGAACACAATGTGATATTATTCTTACACAATTTAAATAATTAATAGATAGATTATTTGACCTGCAACAGTGCAGTCAGACTCAGATGATGTGTTCAGTGTGCTCCTTCTTATTAAAGCCTTCTGTAGTTCATCCATTTTCAGATAAGTAGCAGCAGAGAGAATAGATTCATCCTGATCTGGTGGGGGTAGTGTCCCAGTGTAGATAAATTCCAAAAGAGACCCCAGAATTTCAGTTGAAAGGGATGGAAACTGCAAGTCCAGCAGTGCACCTTTATTGGGGAGAAGGGAAGCCAAGACGGGACTAGAAGCTGACAGGACATTTTTGTGAGCCAGATAGAGTTTCACCGGGTTCAGATGTTGTCGAATCACACAGTCACAAAATTGCCCCTCCATTCTCTGAAAATTTAGTTTCCTCAGTAGGGCCACAGCATGGGTGCTGACCACTAAAGGATATGTTCCCACCTAGGTAACAGATTAGAGCAAGTCATTAAAACAAACTCTTCATGGTGTGGCGTGAGTCTTTTTGTTCAATATGTGTGAAgtttgcacatactgtattgaGCATGTTGAGATCTATAGGCTAACTAGACCATTGCAAATATTATGGGAATGTTATGACAATTTAAAATAGGCTATTGTTCTATGATTCTAGAGGCCTCCTGTCCCAATTCTATGGTGACAATAAAATACTTTTCAGATTTATAGAACTGTTGTTTCATGCACACAACAGGTTGATTTGGTTTTGCATTTATTACATACAAAATAATCTCACAATAAGAAACCAGACAGAATAACAAGAAAGTTTAGGCCTATCAATAACTTCATTATAGACCTATTATTCCAGCCTATTATTACAAACTAGGATTTCTGTTGATTCACTCAACAAATCGACCATGAAAATAACAGTAATAGGGTTACTATGATAAAGTTGGCACTAGCTGCAATAAGTATGGAACACTGGATAAAATTCTGAAACAATAACATTTTCATTCAGTATAGTTTTATATACTAATAAATGGCTTCTATAAAACAAGACAAAGGTATTGTGTTACTTACATTCATCGTGAACACACTCTTCTTAAATAAGTGCATAGAATCCTTGCAAAAGTGAAAACTAAAGTATCCGTGTATGTACTCCGCTGCCGGTGTCTACGTGCGCTTTCATTCGGAAAAGAATCACACGCTTTTGATACTACGAGGCTGACGACGTGACACTCTTCAACAGCTGCTTTTAGGGAGTCCCTGCCATGACGTCAAAGTCTCCATGTCCGGCTATGGTGAGACCCAACCCACATTTCCCCTGCGGTGTCCTCACTTGTTCCACCCAATGATGTATACAAACATCATTGGTTAACAACCCTGCGCAAGCCCTCAGTGATGCTTTGTTGATAACTCCATAAATGCAGTCTCCTCCTGTCCCCTACCCCACGTGCTCGTCACATCCCCACTGTACACTTACTAAGGTTACACATATCACCGTAGTCCCGTGGGTATGTTTCTTGCGCAATGGAAATACCACCACAGATATAGGTTGCCGCAGCCTCATTTGGAAACAGGGATGATGGTTAAATGTATTATGAAGTATAGGCACTATTTTAAATATAGTACTTAAATAGAACTTAAatagaacacaacaacacaataaaTCCCCTGTTAAGAAATTACCAGAAACAATGGAGGCTGGTGTTGAGACTGTCTTTTTGGAGGACCCAGACTGCACACATTAGcagcgtttagacaggcagcccaattatgATCTTCTtgtactaattggtcttttgaccaatcagatcagctctgaaaaagatccgatgtgaaaatatctgatgtgattggtcaaaagatcaattagtggtaaaaaaatatatatcagaaATTGGCTGCCTGTTTAAACGCATCCATTGTACATAATCGTATTATGTTCcagtgatatttcagttattttatttgatctgAAAAATGGAATATGAAGGAGGATGATGATGTTAATTATTGAGGATGAGTTTTGTTAATGGTCACAAAACTATGTAATTGTTATCATTGTCAATATTATGATAGGGACCTTAAGGTCatactccagtctccttttcacctcatttaTCATCTGATTTAtttaacaaaaggcacatctcaataggtggtccaggtgtCCTTATGACATGGACCTTCCTCTTTTGTTCTCTATAGCTCTTCTATTGTTCCCGCAAGCAAGAGAGGAGGATGCCGATGACATCAGAGGACACCACCAGACCAAATCCTTAAATGGTTTTCAGTTGTGTCTGAAAAACACTATTTTGGTCAAAACAAATTTCTATACTTATACGTGggattttgtttttcaacaggaaaagttcAAAAATAGCTGGAGTGCTTCTttaagcagtggtggaaaaagtacccaaatgtcatactgtcatacttgagtaaaagtaaagataccttaataggaaataactcaagtaaaagtaaaagtaatacagtcaaatactatttgagtaaaagcctaaaagtatttggttttaaacatacttaattaagtatcaaaagtaaatgtaaattgctaaaatatacttaagcaaaccagacggcaccattttcttgttttttaaattacggatagccaggggtacactccaacactcagatataatttacaaatgaagcatgtgtgtttagtgagtccgccagatcacaGGCAGCAGGGATAACCAGAGATGATCTCTTGATAAATACATGAATTGGACAATTGTTTTGTTCTGCTAAgcgttcaaaatgtaacgagtacttgtgggtgccagggaaaatgtatggagtaaaaagtacattattttctttaggaatgcaatgaagttaaagttgtcaaaactataaatagtaaagtacagataccccaaaaaccgacttaagtagtactttaaagtattttacttAACACTACTATCTTTAAGCCAATGCCTCCTGGGTTGAGTCGCTGAACCCGGGCTCGAgttagtagtagcagaagtaagtgttagtagtagcagtagtaggtggtagtagtagcggtagtaggtggtagtagtagcggtagtaggtcttagtagtatcagtagtaagtgttagtagtagcagtagtaggcaGTAgtaggtggtggtagtagtagcaggtggtagtagtagcagtagtaggtggtagtagtaggtggtagtagaggtggtagtagtagcagtagtaggtggTAGTAGTATGCCTAGAAGGTGGTAGTAGTCGTAGCATTAGTAGTGTAGGGCTGTATGCCTAATTATTATAATAGAAACTGCCTATTTTATTTGTAGCTTTTAAATAATGTTGCTGAAAATCATCCAAGGCTCAGAAAACCATGCCATGCCCATTGAGCTTGGGCTGCCTGCTCTGGCCGGTTATACCACTTTCAGGGGTGACATGGCAGGGGCTACGTGCGTTTCCATTCAATGGGCACTCCACGCCATACCTCACGTACAGATCAGAGGGAGTCCCCTTGTACAGTCTAATTCCGGAATAAGCCAGCTGTTCACCTCGTGCCTCGTTGTTCCAAATTTATCCCAGCGCCAAGCAGCAGACACTGGTCAAGGCAATATTACACAACTGCCAAGAGCTATTCTTAATTTTTTTCATGACCTGGCCTATATATGTAGTACaatgtattataatataatgGAAAGTTATGGACTATTTTAATCGCTTATTGTAATATATTTTCTTTCCCTTTTACATAGACAACCACACTGTTAGCCTAATATTATAGGGGAAAACATATTTTAATGTATATTTTTAtggtgttttattattattattattatgtctaaTTACCCAGTAAGTATGTGTAACATATTGGAATATAGTTAGAACTCATGGCCCATTTgatgcagacctgggttcaaatatatgcatattttagTGTTTGTAATACAAATACTTATTTTAtatgtatttgagtattttcaaataatgtggCTCAATCCAACTACTTCTATTTGAAGTATTTTAAAGTAATCTCCTATAAAAATAGCTACTGTTTGAAACTATTTTCAAACAGCCTACTTGTttccaaatacatttcaaatacCCATAAGGCCAAACAGACCTGGGTACAAATGCATGTTAAAATACTTGTA carries:
- the LOC139375700 gene encoding hypermethylated in cancer 2 protein-like, encoding MHLFKKSVFTMNVGTYPLVVSTHAVALLRKLNFQRMEGQFCDCVIRQHLNPVKLYLAHKNVLSASSPVLASLLPNKGALLDLQFPSLSTEILGSLLEFIYTGTLPPPDQDESILSAATYLKMDELQKALIRRSTLNTSSESDCTVADIKPNLKRKCSDQQQNKKNEHSPPQCSSTPLSCEVVPVICHVSTTGKPSLLSESRPESRKLNSESDVTIKEAGGSERKVTLGHGHNLKYYGLQTDDNYEAALYESQPKQSKILSGSACSNVQDLPMAAPEDAAYYTGRRQRELDEKSVLQSSGNAILTHTAVCSEIGEEDDTEKNTNQEFTSHFNTSSHYSRIQSCPHLDTTSKCSDNEGVTTIDQLESNKEKGSKCHPTRQFENISDADEYIPDNAIENTPKGKLKDLWSSMITSGYCPQDDETKCFQSASRLNLWTEATSYSTLNPKISEEVTSNESRCDIKGSNTNTNEMETYQGQVRYHYLAREKHHPVQSSDSDDDGLYSAMANSDLRGGLGINVKASTSDFVLLDISAKHPLAGYPDSNGSVGVPASASVQPYQCTVCDRAFSQRGSLNRHMRSHLGVRPYSCPQCPMTFSRQYRVTEHMRVHQRGCEDLQRTGPT